One window from the genome of Pieris rapae chromosome 8, ilPieRapa1.1, whole genome shotgun sequence encodes:
- the LOC110995672 gene encoding uncharacterized protein LOC110995672, translated as MYRSKGGMVSPRYCLSLFMALQITLSDAGPVGPLPNVTSVDLGLKEGSCALGDVVYLTGDEFPGTNPCERCACTGGEVRCEKQRCEPRPGCKAVHRPDHCCPTYQCECEQEGRVYGNGEKLVDPQDPCRVCYCQGGEVVCRRIACFVRDDCQPRLVQGRCCPEYDNCPLRGVTSVHGVSTTLSPKVNTSAVLPPPGPIKPGFTIKEITPVSEIPVTDVKVKEILPSPNMDVDEYSSSKSPLIPREITSETSSIVDANVKAKLPVNIEKAEQKLSREENVHNNDDGDSTPSKISFSTQDSINSEIYPSNIPSLILMGPSESISLNSLSTKSPALEEEDSSLFDHNPAFPPIPDDLSVPGNHEDEILPEQHFENDQIPGISDIMVTNDRIITDAPIVRESPTSTLYMTKDLTGTTDNLIGTDISSEKKINKIELSNTDSLTTKENPMLNLRSVLPTQILNIPSFITDETTDDIDTTTDDSELQTSSEKGVETVDDVGRDRQSSINETDQDFQTPKSKENFASYESSTEIYIGNQPSSILIETSDQNPHDESDNISDSTLASSTVDALNVETESDMTTLSRSEPGKETSFENIETTEFTFTSSGSQESATEEVEMMKVATDTHRSSALIKPSQDRNINVLTDLINLVGDVASISDHTDNPTKSVGGSTTISDSEELIPVNLGYKSKNNNWNLNSITEIPHKSKTMQTSKTKTVEIEDDDEIENITDSPPPNDKIEPTTKRPVIDDVSDGKQQNVSGAGENKDIEIITQAYVPTVRRPTKVVMANSSEALSGAIQTQPTDSGKATPVAASSPSAEENEPPLDGGSLANLNDTITVSDRN; from the exons ATCAAAAGGCGGCATGGTGTCGCCAAGGTATTgcttaagtttgtttatggcGTTGCAAATCACTCTCTCTGATGCCG gtcCCGTGGGCCCATTGCCAAATGTGACGAGTGTGGATTTAGGACTGAAAGAGG GCAGCTGTGCCTTAGGCGACGTGGTGTACTTAACCGGAGACGAGTTCCCGGGTACAAACCCTTGCGAACGCTGTGCGTGCACTGGAGGGGAAGTGCGCTGCGAAAAGCAGCGCTGCGAACCGCGCCCTGGCTGCAAAGCCGTTCATCGCCCCGACCACTGTTGCCCCACCTACCAGTGCG AGTGCGAACAAGAAGGGCGCGTGTACGGCAACGGCGAAAAGCTCGTGGACCCGCAGGACCCTTGCCGCGTGTGCTACTGCCAGGGCGGCGAGGTGGTCTGCCGCCGCATCGCCTGTTTCGTTCGGGACGATTGCCAGCCGCGTCTCGTGCAAGGCCGATGCTGCCCAGAATACGACAATTGCCCTCTCAGAG GTGTGACATCAGTGCACGGAGTTTCGACGACCCTGTCGCCGAAAGTGAATACGAGTGCTGTGCTCCCTCCTCCCGGACCTATCAAGCCAGGGTTCACGATCAAGGAGATCACTCCGGTGTCGGAAATCCCAGTTACGGATGTTAAAGTTAAAGAGATATTACCTTCACCGAATATGGATGTCGATGAATATTCTTCCTCCAAATCTCCATTGATTCCACGTGAAATTACTTCCGAGACGAGCTCAATTGTCGATGCAAACGTTAAGGCAAAACTTCCCGTAAACATTGAAAAGGCCGAACAAAAGCTTTCGCGTGAAGAGAATGTGCATAACAATGACGACGGTGACTCGACGCCATCTAAAATAAGTTTCTCCACACAAGATTCGATTAACAGTGAAATATACCCTTCAAATATTCCCTCCCTCATTTTGATGGGACCCTCTGAATCGATTTCTTTAAACTCTCTGTCCACAAAGAGTCCCGCTCTCGAAGAAGAAGATTCTTCATTATTTGATCACAACCCCGCATTTCCACCAATACCTGACGATCTTTCTGTGCCTGGTAATCACGAAGATGAAATTCTTCCGGAACAACATTTTGAGAACGATCAAATACCTGGTATTAGTGATATAATGGTAACAAATGACAGAATTATAACCGATGCTCCTATTGTAAGAGAATCACCGACAAGTACCTTGTATATGACAAAGGATCTCACGGGAACCACAGATAATTTAATAGGTACAGATATTTCgtccgaaaaaaaaattaacaaaattgagCTTTCCAATACTGATTCTTTGACTACAAAAGAAAATCCAATGCTAAATCTCAGATCGGTATTGCCCACTCAAATCCTTAATATCCCTTCCTTCATCACCGATGAAACCACTGATGATATAGACACCACTACTGATGACTCTGAACTACAAACATCATCTGAAAAAGGCGTGGAAACAGTTGATGATGTCGGCCGAGACCGCCAAAGTAGTATCAATGAAACTGATCAAGACTTTCAAACAccaaaatctaaagaaaattttgCCAGTTATGAATCTAgtactgaaatatatataggtaacCAACCGAGCTCTATATTAATCGAAACGAGTGATCAAAATCCTCACGATGAGTCTGATAATATTTCGGATAGTACCTTAGCCTCGTCGACGGTAGACGCATTGAACGTGGAAACAGAATCTGATATGACCACTCTTTCTAGATCGGAACCTGGTAAAGAAActtcatttgaaaatattgaaactaCAGAATTTACGTTTACATCTTCCGGTTCTCAAGAGAGCGCGACTGAGGAGGTAGAGATGATGAAAGTGGCGACTGACACACACAGAAGCTCCGCGCTCATTAAACCATCTCAAGACAGAAATATTAACGTACTAACAGACTTAATCAACTTAGTCGGTGACGTGGCATCCATCAGTGACCACACCGATAATCCCACAAAGTCGGTGGGTGGCTCGACAACAATTTCTGATTCAGAAGAACTGATTCCAGTCAACCTCGGCTATAAGAGTAAAAACAACAATTGGAATTTGAATTCAATTACTGAAATTCCACATAAAAGCAAAACTATGCAGACTTCTAAGACGAAAACCGTGGAAATCGAAGACGACGACGAAATTGAAAACATTACCGATTCTCCGCCACCGAACGATAAAATTGAACCTACAACTAAACGACCCGTCATAGATGACGTGTCCGATGGCAAGCAACAAAACGTTAGCGGCGCCGGGGAGAATAAAGATATCGAAATTATTACTCAGGCGTACGTGCCGACCGTCAGACGTCCCACCAAAGTAGTAATGGCCAATTCTAGTGAAGCTCTATCGGGTGCGATACAGACTCAACCGACAGACAGCGGCAAAGCGACACCCGTGGCCGCGTCTTCTCCGTCCGCGGAAGAGAACGAGCCGCCTCTCGACGGCGGAAGCCTCGCGAACCTCAATGACACGATTACTGTTTCCGATCGAAACTAA